CGGGTTTATCTTCGTAGAGAACCACCTTCATTTGGAAAGCAGAACTGTAGCAAGAATTGCACAGGCAATACCGATGATTCGGTTTAGAGTTATGGGCTCTTTAAGAATTATAAAACCAAAGATGACAGGAAATAAAACATAGAGATTGGTCAAGGGGATTACCACTGAAGCTGGTCCGGTCTTTAGTGCTTGATAAAACGCCAGAATCGCAACCAGCGAGATCCACCCGATGGGTATCGCCCACAACGAATAAGAGTTAAATTGAAGTGGCTTTTTAAAAAAAGTGAGATAAAGAACTAAAAAAAGCAGGGACCAAAACGAAACCCAGAATGAGGTACTTACCGCATTCAAATGTTGACTGATGATTTTACTGCCGATCGCCCAGCAACCCCAGCCTATTAAGGCAATATAGCCGTATTTTATATAATCCATGGTCAATTATACCGAGTAATTCTGCTAAGTCAAGGATATAATGAAAAATAGTAATCCCATATGAGGTACAAATGGCTGAAGATAAAAATTATCTCTACCTGGGTGTAGATGTCCATAAGCATTCATCTACCGTAACCGTGTTGGATGAAGATGGTAAGCGATGATTACGAAAAATTGCCCAACACCAACGAAGCCTTTGAAAGATTGTTAAATTCTTCTGGTGATAATCATTTTCGGGCAGTCCTGGAAGCAGGTAGGAGCTGAATTACAAACTTTTAGAAAATCTTACGGAGGTAGAAGATGTTGTTCTTACTAATCTTCCAAGAACCGTTCATATCGCTGTTCTTCAGTCACAGATTTATTTGGACAGCATGGTCGCCATTTTCTTGGTAATTTAAATCTATCTGAAGAAAAAATTATCTTTTAAAAGTCCATCTTAAATGGTTAGACTATGTTAGGGAACAGATAAAGGAAATCATCGAGATAATAAAAGATGAATTTGACCAGCAACCTGAAGTAGCATTATTAAAGACCATTCCGGGCATTGGTGAGGTATTTGCCCCGCTTACTGTCTTGTATAATGATTTGTTGAAGCTGCACACTCATCAATCCGCACCTCTTTTTATTTTGGTGCTTACTATAATCACAAAAAGACGACAACGGGAATACCGGTGGAGATGATAAGAACTGCGCGGTGTTTAGTCAAGATTGTTTACTACCATGTGCCATTAGGCACCAAAAGAAGAATGACTTGATCAATTATAATCAAAAGTAGACCAATTTGCAAAATTAGTTATTGCCTATTTTTCAAAGAAGGTGTGATTATTCCTTATACGGTTTTGCCGCCCGTATTGTCTAAAGGATTTTGTTATTTGTTCCAAAAAAACATCTTTTTCTGCTTCTAAATTCCGTACCCATTTCCTCACCTCACTTCTATCATCTTAAAAATACAACCTTTTCCACTTTTTTGAAATCATCCACATCTAACCTAACAAAATAAACACCTGCAGGTAAATTGCGACCAGAATCATCACAACCATCCCAGAAAACCGTTGACCGTTCACCGTTTACCGTTAACCGAGAAAAATCCTTTACCAGTCTACCGGCAGCATCATAGATACGCAGAACAGCAAGATTTTCGTTTGAATTTTGGGATTTGGAATTTGTTTGGGATTTGATACTTGGGATTTGGAATTTAATCACGCAGCGATGCAGGAATGGATTCGGGGATACAGACATTTCAATCATTGTTTCTGATTTACTATCTTCTCTAACGCCTGTTATCGCCTGTAAAGCCTTCCATATGTTCAATCTTCCCCAACCATAATTATTATTCGGATATGGCGCGCCCTGCGGAGGTTGGTCACAATTAACTCGTAATAAATTATACAATTCGTTCACCGTGAGTTCAGGGTCTTTTTGGAATAAAATTGCTGCGGCACCCGATATGTGAGGCGTAGCCCTTGCAGTGCTGGAATATGTAGCATATCCACTATTCGGTATTGCGGAGCGGATATTTACGCCTGGAGCAGCAATGTCGGGCTTTAATAGATTCCATGACGGATAATACCAGTAAGATGAATCATTGATTGGATAGATATTCGGCGCAGGACCACGTGATGAAAAACTTGCAATATTATCTTGTGAATCAGTTGCACCAACACCGATGACAGTAGGATAACTTGCCGGTGAACCAATCGTTCCTGGATTTGGACCATTACCTCCGACAGGGAATACAGGAAGGATACCGAGATTTTTCCAGTTAAGAATAAGATCCCACCAGTGTAGATCTGAACCGTTGATTGAATTCCAGCAATTACTGATAACCTTAATATCAACCCCACTCTGTTTGAGGTTAGCAAGGTATTGCATGCATTGGTCGATCAAGGCATAATTAGTTGAACCACTACTGTTAGAACATTTGGTGGGGATATATCTAGCACCATAAGCAATCCCGACATCGTCAGCAAACGGACCAGGGCCATCACCGCCACAAATAACGCCGATAGCATGAGTTCCACGACCAAGGTCATCATATGGTGCTGGATTGCCATATACCGGGTCAATCCAGTAAGGAGAAAGCCATTTGCCGATTAATGCCGGATGAGAAACATCGCAGCCAGTACTGATATGCCCGACGATGACTCCCTCTCCGTTATAACCATTTGCCCAGCATGATTCCGCCATAACTTTTGTAATATTCCATTCTGGTGTACGTGAATCACATTTTTCGACCATTTCCTGCTCAAGATTTATTGTTGCATTATGGCAGATAAACCAGATATCATCACGTTTGGTGAGTTCATGGACCACTGCCTTTGTCGCCTTTAAATGGAATCCATTGAATATCCAGAATTGACCACCGACTTCGGCTATTTCTCTTGGTAATGCCTTAAGATATTCAACAATCTCGCGTTGTGAGTTTAATGCAATATTCTCGAATACCTTGCACTTTTCAACCGGTGTCATTCCCCGAAGCTGGTCATAAGGATATTCGGTAGCCATATGGACGATAACGAGTATCTTTTCGTTATCTGATGTATTATGCAGAATCTGCGCCAGTTCCGGAGTCATCTTACCCGGTATCACTGGCCTTGCTACAAAAAGAAACGCAAGCAATAAATTAAACATACACACCTCCTTTTTCAGTTCTCATTATTTGAATTGAACCTGTACTCCAGCGCACCATATTTTAACTCATTTATTCTCACCCCCTTTCAGATGATAAATTATAATAATTATTTTTACTTTGTCAATAATATCTAATTTGCTGCATAAAGTCTGGAAGTACCATCCCTTTTTTAACTAAAATTATTACAAAATATTTTATGTTAATTAACTTACATTTCTTTGAAATTCCTGGGAT
The DNA window shown above is from candidate division WOR-3 bacterium and carries:
- a CDS encoding EamA family transporter, yielding MDYIKYGYIALIGWGCWAIGSKIISQHLNAVSTSFWVSFWSLLFLVLYLTFFKKPLQFNSYSLWAIPIGWISLVAILAFYQALKTGPASVVIPLTNLYVLFPVIFGFIILKEPITLNRIIGIACAILATVLLSK
- a CDS encoding S8 family serine peptidase encodes the protein MFNLLLAFLFVARPVIPGKMTPELAQILHNTSDNEKILVIVHMATEYPYDQLRGMTPVEKCKVFENIALNSQREIVEYLKALPREIAEVGGQFWIFNGFHLKATKAVVHELTKRDDIWFICHNATINLEQEMVEKCDSRTPEWNITKVMAESCWANGYNGEGVIVGHISTGCDVSHPALIGKWLSPYWIDPVYGNPAPYDDLGRGTHAIGVICGGDGPGPFADDVGIAYGARYIPTKCSNSSGSTNYALIDQCMQYLANLKQSGVDIKVISNCWNSINGSDLHWWDLILNWKNLGILPVFPVGGNGPNPGTIGSPASYPTVIGVGATDSQDNIASFSSRGPAPNIYPINDSSYWYYPSWNLLKPDIAAPGVNIRSAIPNSGYATYSSTARATPHISGAAAILFQKDPELTVNELYNLLRVNCDQPPQGAPYPNNNYGWGRLNIWKALQAITGVREDSKSETMIEMSVSPNPFLHRCVIKFQIPSIKSQTNSKSQNSNENLAVLRIYDAAGRLVKDFSRLTVNGERSTVFWDGCDDSGRNLPAGVYFVRLDVDDFKKVEKVVFLR